From Salinicoccus roseus, one genomic window encodes:
- a CDS encoding APC family permease codes for METKISNVERTELDNTMSKRFIWAIAYGSSIGWGAFILPGDWLASSGTLGSTLGITIGGILMLIIAVAYGGLTTRFPVSGGEFAFSYVGFGKYVSFIASWFLALGYICVVALNASAFSLLFKFILPEFLEIGHLYTIAGWDVYIMEVILSSLVLILFAFISIKGSGLSGNLQFLFCIFMALVVSVLFGWSFFSGEFALSNAEPLFNDQNGVWTSIILIVAIAPWMYVGFDNIPQAAEEFNFSPDKTFKLIVFGIIASIITYVLMILITSWVYPDEQSIDGALWVTGSVVQSGMGGLGMTLLALAISFGVFTGLNGFYLSSSRLLFALGRARFIPPVFMKLSKNKTPYVSVLFIMTVCLAAPWLGRTALSWIVDMSSTGVSVAFLITSLVAVKFFSRKENYNILYIIFGVLGALISLTFLILLLYPGSPASLSAPSYIALGAWVALGAIFFLFQLKKLRALTKEELDYLILNKDE; via the coding sequence ATGGAAACAAAAATATCCAACGTCGAGCGGACAGAGCTCGACAATACCATGTCCAAACGTTTCATCTGGGCCATTGCCTATGGTTCAAGCATCGGATGGGGCGCCTTCATACTCCCGGGGGATTGGCTGGCTTCTTCGGGTACGCTAGGGTCGACCCTCGGCATCACCATCGGCGGCATTTTGATGCTGATCATCGCTGTGGCGTATGGCGGTCTGACGACGCGCTTTCCGGTCTCGGGTGGTGAGTTCGCCTTCAGCTATGTCGGTTTCGGTAAATACGTCAGCTTCATCGCATCTTGGTTTCTGGCACTCGGATACATATGTGTGGTCGCACTGAATGCCAGCGCCTTCAGTCTGCTGTTCAAGTTCATTCTACCTGAATTTCTTGAAATCGGCCATTTATATACGATTGCAGGCTGGGATGTCTATATCATGGAAGTCATCCTGTCTTCCCTCGTACTCATCCTATTTGCATTCATATCGATCAAGGGAAGTGGCCTGTCTGGGAATCTCCAGTTCCTTTTCTGCATATTCATGGCGCTTGTAGTGTCTGTCCTCTTCGGATGGTCATTCTTCTCGGGAGAGTTTGCGTTGTCGAATGCTGAGCCGCTGTTTAATGATCAGAATGGTGTATGGACTTCGATCATCCTGATCGTTGCCATCGCTCCCTGGATGTATGTCGGTTTCGACAACATCCCGCAGGCGGCTGAAGAATTCAACTTCAGTCCGGATAAGACGTTCAAGCTCATCGTCTTCGGTATCATCGCCTCCATCATCACCTACGTGCTGATGATCCTCATCACTTCCTGGGTGTACCCGGACGAGCAGTCGATCGATGGGGCACTGTGGGTGACGGGATCCGTCGTCCAGTCTGGAATGGGCGGTCTTGGAATGACACTGCTCGCACTTGCGATCTCATTCGGGGTATTTACGGGATTGAACGGCTTCTATCTGTCTTCTTCCCGGCTGCTGTTCGCCCTCGGGCGGGCGCGTTTCATCCCGCCTGTGTTCATGAAGCTCAGCAAAAATAAAACACCTTATGTCTCAGTGCTCTTCATCATGACCGTGTGTCTCGCAGCGCCTTGGCTCGGCCGTACAGCGCTCAGTTGGATCGTCGACATGTCATCGACCGGCGTGTCGGTTGCATTTCTGATCACAAGCCTGGTAGCGGTCAAGTTCTTCAGCAGAAAGGAGAACTACAACATCCTCTATATCATCTTTGGTGTATTGGGTGCGCTGATTTCTCTGACCTTCCTTATACTGCTGCTGTATCCGGGATCACCCGCGTCACTCAGCGCGCCGTCCTATATCGCGCTCGGTGCCTGGGTCGCACTCGGCGCCATCTTCTTCCTGTTCCAGCTGAAGAAGCTTAGGGCC
- a CDS encoding PQQ-binding-like beta-propeller repeat protein, producing MTLLRLMKYSILSGTLLIAACGNAEDQSAEETTEEPTEEATGEVAEETSEESGDMQAFGAEEWTQYRFNPEKNAVIDSGHEPLENMKFKTEDEVRATPVVADGKLFIGNHNSGDILAFDLESGDRIWEETAPNWIHSETIYHEGTVYVGYGNRHFQDDGVRGTGENGVMALDAESGEILWQFETDGEVMPTPAIHGDHLYITTGDRHLYKLTLDEGELAHQHELGSTISMSSPNIHEDTLYVGGSGPMPYTFYAYDLEQDELKWQTEFDEVVMGLDDVPPAVSGGTVVTTALVENEEGESEHEIYAMDIESGEILWEDNWGTGQPVQNNKSGAPMIYEGTVYVASPKTKTYYAYDLETGEQLWAYEDEAAKAPPVAKNGIVYFSNVEGRVVGMDAETGEPVKEKVLGGTLAPSGPIIVNDTLFVGSQDSYVYVVPLSDFADAKE from the coding sequence ATGACATTACTGCGCTTGATGAAATACTCGATATTATCAGGAACACTACTCATTGCAGCATGTGGAAACGCTGAAGATCAGTCCGCTGAAGAAACGACGGAGGAACCGACCGAAGAGGCAACTGGGGAGGTCGCGGAGGAGACTTCCGAGGAATCTGGCGATATGCAGGCTTTCGGTGCAGAGGAATGGACTCAGTACCGCTTCAACCCTGAAAAGAATGCCGTCATCGATTCCGGGCATGAACCGCTCGAGAATATGAAGTTCAAGACGGAGGATGAAGTCCGGGCGACACCAGTAGTCGCCGATGGCAAACTGTTCATCGGCAACCACAACTCCGGCGACATCCTTGCCTTCGACCTGGAATCCGGCGACAGGATATGGGAGGAGACGGCACCGAACTGGATCCACTCGGAAACCATCTATCACGAGGGCACAGTATATGTCGGATATGGCAACCGCCACTTCCAGGATGATGGCGTACGCGGCACCGGGGAAAATGGTGTGATGGCACTTGATGCGGAAAGTGGCGAAATCCTCTGGCAGTTCGAAACAGACGGGGAAGTCATGCCGACACCTGCCATACATGGCGATCATCTCTACATCACGACCGGAGACCGCCACCTCTACAAGCTGACACTTGATGAGGGGGAGCTTGCACATCAGCATGAACTCGGCTCCACCATCAGCATGTCCTCACCGAACATACATGAAGACACGCTCTATGTCGGCGGCAGCGGCCCGATGCCATATACTTTCTATGCATATGACCTCGAGCAGGATGAGTTGAAATGGCAGACCGAGTTCGATGAAGTCGTAATGGGACTCGATGATGTTCCCCCTGCCGTAAGTGGAGGCACTGTCGTCACCACTGCCCTCGTCGAAAATGAAGAGGGAGAATCCGAGCATGAAATCTATGCGATGGACATCGAATCCGGAGAAATCCTTTGGGAAGACAACTGGGGAACCGGCCAGCCCGTCCAGAACAACAAATCCGGTGCGCCTATGATATATGAGGGCACCGTATATGTTGCCAGCCCAAAAACGAAGACTTACTATGCATATGACCTGGAGACGGGTGAGCAGCTGTGGGCGTATGAAGATGAGGCAGCCAAGGCACCGCCGGTGGCGAAGAACGGCATCGTCTACTTCTCCAACGTTGAAGGGCGGGTTGTCGGCATGGATGCCGAGACCGGTGAGCCGGTTAAAGAAAAAGTGCTCGGCGGCACCCTTGCTCCGTCAGGCCCGATCATCGTCAACGATACCCTCTTCGTCGGCAGCCAGGACAGCTACGTCTATGTCGTCCCGTTGAGTGACTTTGCAGACGCCAAAGAATAG